CGGAATCTCATTTAAGTCCCCTTTCTTTTTaccgtctcaattgggtccttatttttgtaaaattggagCAATGACCTGCtgttaaattggacaaacggccgtttaattGTACGTTACGTGACATGAACAATGTTTTCACTAATCACACgtggaattaaaaaagagttttgtattaaaaatttggattgGATCTGATTTAGGTAAGGGTAAAGTGGGAAAACTCATTCGTTAAAGTTCTggtttttatattgttaattaaTCTCTGGAGCATTGATCTCCCTCATCCAGGCTTTTCTGATGTTCCATCATCATGCTGTGAGTGAAAGGTGTGTTACATTGAACTTAAATAAAACCCCGTTTCTGTCCACGAATATAAGTAATAAGTCTTATCATCTCAGGGACACTTGAAATCAAGTTATCTGATAAGAAATTTGCATGAAATCAAGTCTTACCATCTAAGTCTAAAGCCACAAATGCTGCAATGATGTGGAAGATCATCAAATAATCCACTAATTACATATGAATGGAATTCTCGTTACACTGCTTCAGGACACCGGTACAAGAACATACAGAACATACAGACGATGGCATGGTTGACTCATCATAAGCCACTTGGTTCAATCCCAAGTCCTGACCTTTCCTAGATTAATCAAATCCCTAATTCCCAAATGAATCAATCTGCAGAGTTAACAGATGAATCAAATccctaatttcaatttaaaaaaaaaaccttaatctGAAACTCAACCAAGAACGTGATCCGCACCACCCACGAGAACGGCCATTGAGATGCCGAAACGAACCCAGAGTTTTCCCTTACACGACCCTGAGGTtgcacttaaattttttttacattttctccACTTTGCCCTTCCCTAAATCTGATTgtcgtttgtccaatttgacggcagacctttaattgctccaattttacaaaaatgaggacacaattgagaccgaaaaaaaaaatacttaaatgattaaaccttattagattgttattatttgttatattattaatatattataaaattaaatattattataataagaataTATAGGTTCATTATCCGTATAtacaacaatattttataatacaatTAATGTTCTGTCAGAAATACCAACTTCATAATAAACACCCACTCTCTTTCACAAATCCTAACTTTCCGTCTACAAACTAGAAACTGAAGAAGCGATCAACTTGCTATCTCTCCGCAAAAGTTGGTAAAAACAATATCTAAGATTTCCGAAATATATCACTGTAATATGCTAATATAATAAAGATCATTATCGTCggtttttttttcatccatCTAACTAAAATCGTGTCAGTTAAAACGATATTTTATTTCCACAAATGAAGGAAAATTGTTTACTATCACACTGTTAATGGCTGCGAGTCtgttattttccaatttccTTGCTTGCGATGCACGAAGAGACCCTGTTGATTGGAACAACTCAGAGATGTTTGGggtcattttcttatttttactaAGTATAAAAATTAACCCTTCATATTCATCCATACTTCTATGCTTCTTCTATCGTACAGTATTCATTCATATAAGGAAGAATGGCCGAAGACAAAAAGGGGTTGGTAATAGGAATCGATCTTGGCACAACATACTCCTGTGTTGCAGTATGGCAGCAACAGCATAATAGGGTGGAGATCATTCATAATGATCAAGGTAACAATACCACTCCTTCTTGTGTTGCTTTCACGGACCATGAAAGGTTGGTAGGAGATGCTGCTGCAAATCAGGCTGCTTTCAATCCAGAGAACACCATCTTCGGTATATTTTTACTCTTAAACTATTACttgttttttcctttctatGATTTTCCTGTAAACTTTTAGCAGGAAAAATAGACcacaacaatattttttttaaactcttgCAGATGCTAAGAGGTTGATCGGTAGGAAATACAGTGACCCGTTTGTTCAGAAAGACAAAATGTTATGGCCATTTAAGGTTGTTGCCGGTGTCAATGACAAACCCACGATTTCTGTTAAGTACAAAGGCCAGGAGAAGATCCTTATTGCGGAGGAAGTATCATCCATGGTCCTCTCAAAGATGCGGGACATTGCAGAGGCATACTTGGAAAAACCTGTGAAGAATGCAGTGGTTACTGTGCCTGCTTATTTCAACGATTCTCAGCGGAAAGCCACCATGGATGCTGGTGCTATTATAGGTCTCAATGTTATTCGTATAATCAATGAACCGACAGCTGCAGCAATTGCATACGGTCTTGATAAAAGAAATGATTGTGTTGGACAGcgaaatatttttgtttttgacttTGGAGGTGGTACATTCGATGTGTCTATTCTCACTATTGAGAACAAAGTCTTTCAAGTTAAGGCCACTGCCGGAAACAGTCACCTTGGCGGAGAGGACATTGATAATAGAATGATGAACTACTTTGTGGAGGAgatgaaaaggaaaagtaaagtTGACATAAGTGGGAATCCACGTGCCTTAAGGAGGTTGAAAAGTGCTTGCGAGAGAGCAAAAAGGACACTGTCATATGCTGTTACTACAAGCATCGAGATAGATGGTTTATTTGAAGGCATTGATTTGCTTTCTTCAATAACCCGAGCaaaatttgaagaaatcaatatgGAGGTGTTTGAAGAGTGTATGGAAACAGTAGATAGGTGTCTTAGGGATGCTAAGATGGAGAAAAGTAGTGTGCATGATGTTGTCCTTGTTGGTGGTTCTTCTAGGATTCCCAAAATGCAGAAGCTACTTCAAGACTTTTTCAATGGGAAGGATCTTTGCAAGAGCGTAAACCCTGATGAGGCTGTTGCTTATGGTGCAGCTGTGCAGGCTGCTCTCTTGACCGAAGGCATTAAGAATGTTCCAGATTTGGTATTGAAAGATGTTACTCCGCTTTCACTTGGCATATTGGTAAAGGGGGATCTCATGAGTGTTGTGATTCCTAGGAACACTACTATTCCTATAAAGAAGACAGACGTTTTTGTGACATCCTCAGATAACCAATTCTCAGTCAAGATTGAGGTTTATGAGGGCGAGAGAGTAAAAGCCAGTGATAATAATTTGTTGGGTTTTTTTCGTATTTCTGGCTTTCCCCCAGCTCCTCGTGGCTATCCTTATGATGTGACTTTTGCAATAAATGAAAATGGCATTCTTTCCGTTTCTGCCGAGGATAAAGTAACCCGTAATAggaatgaaattataatatccAATGACAAAGGAAGACTATCAAATGCAGAAATTAGTAAAATGATTAAAGAAGCAGAGAATTATAAGTCTGAAGATGAGAAGTTTCTTAAGAAGGCCAATGCAATGAATGATTTAGATGATCATGTTTATAAGATCGGAAAGGCTTTAGAGAGAGAGGATATGAGCTCAAAGTTGAGCTCGAAAGAAAAGGAAGAtattatatctaaaattttaagaGCCACTGATATGCTTGATAGGCGGAATGAGATGGAAGATATAGTTGCTATTGAAGACTTTCTAAAAGATCTTAAAGCAATCAGTGAACGAATTATGGTCGTGGAAAAGGTTGGTAAAAGGAAAAGACCGTCATAGTTAATTTACAAACTCTGATTGTACAGCTACAGTTTTGTTGGCATTCTTATCTTGTGATTTTCAGTGTTGTCTTCTGTTATTCTTTTTCacatctattttcttttttgtctcCAAGACATATGCTTTTTTAGATACTCCATTTGTCATCTCATATGtatttacaatatatttttttttattgcaagCGTAACttagattataatattttattagtatctaatcaacataattaataaaaatataatactgTATTTCACTAAGAAAATAATACAATCACCGTTTATATTATAAGTCTAAATTAGATAACATATAAGTTGTTTCAAATTTCAATGTTTATGTAAATTAAAGTATATCTAAAGAATGTGGTATTATCTCAAATCTTGATATTAATATAGGAAGACTTTTattcactagtgcagcgaggggcttttaccgcggttcattttcactatacgtcgcggtttcagaaccgcggcatattcagccgcggtagtaagtcagaCACTTTAGGCCGCGGTTATAACCGCGGTATATCGGTtgcggaatatgccgcggttgtcgagggaaccgctgcctaaatccattttttttttttaaaaaaaaaaacaatcccctatatgccgcggttcaaccgcg
This sequence is a window from Vigna angularis cultivar LongXiaoDou No.4 chromosome 2, ASM1680809v1, whole genome shotgun sequence. Protein-coding genes within it:
- the LOC108321631 gene encoding heat shock 70 kDa protein 4, giving the protein MAEDKKGLVIGIDLGTTYSCVAVWQQQHNRVEIIHNDQGNNTTPSCVAFTDHERLVGDAAANQAAFNPENTIFDAKRLIGRKYSDPFVQKDKMLWPFKVVAGVNDKPTISVKYKGQEKILIAEEVSSMVLSKMRDIAEAYLEKPVKNAVVTVPAYFNDSQRKATMDAGAIIGLNVIRIINEPTAAAIAYGLDKRNDCVGQRNIFVFDFGGGTFDVSILTIENKVFQVKATAGNSHLGGEDIDNRMMNYFVEEMKRKSKVDISGNPRALRRLKSACERAKRTLSYAVTTSIEIDGLFEGIDLLSSITRAKFEEINMEVFEECMETVDRCLRDAKMEKSSVHDVVLVGGSSRIPKMQKLLQDFFNGKDLCKSVNPDEAVAYGAAVQAALLTEGIKNVPDLVLKDVTPLSLGILVKGDLMSVVIPRNTTIPIKKTDVFVTSSDNQFSVKIEVYEGERVKASDNNLLGFFRISGFPPAPRGYPYDVTFAINENGILSVSAEDKVTRNRNEIIISNDKGRLSNAEISKMIKEAENYKSEDEKFLKKANAMNDLDDHVYKIGKALEREDMSSKLSSKEKEDIISKILRATDMLDRRNEMEDIVAIEDFLKDLKAISERIMVVEKVGKRKRPS